CCAGGCTTACAAGCGCTTTTGCAAAAACTTGGTCTCATTGATCGTGAGCTTGATAGTACTGATGTTGCTTTCTCGATCGCTCCAAAGCTTAATGCTCTTAGCCGGCTTGAATTAGATATTAGACCCTTAGATGTTTTGATGTGCGAAAATTTAACTCAAGCCCAAGTCATGGCTGAAAAAGTTGTTGATCTCAATACCCAACGAAAACATCTGCAAACAGAATTAGAAGATCGTATAACTGCACAATTAAATGAAGAATTAAATCAACCCGTCATTGTGCTTTCAGCAAACGGTCACGCTGGGGTTGTTGGTCTTGTTGCCACAAAAGTTTCTCAACTCACAGGAAAACCAGCATTCATAACGGCTTGGCATAACGGGGAGGGTATTGGGAGTGCACGCGGTACTGAGGTAGATTGTTTGCCTGAGGGTCTTTCAAAAGCGAGTGAGTTTCTAGAAAGATTTGGGGGCCACGCGCAGGCAGCAGGGTTTTCATTACAGCCTGAAAATTTTGAGGGCTTTAAAGCAGCACTTATTGCTCATTATAGTCGGCGTGATTTAAAAGAAATATCAATTGAGCAAATCTATGATGTTGAAACAGAGCTTAATGAAATTAACGAAAATTTTATGAATTGGCTCAAACATGCTGGCCCCTTTGGGGTCGATAACCCACCTCCTGTTTTTAAAATAAAAGCCGTTCATGTGACAGGTGTGAAATGGCTAAAAGAACAACATCTTAAGCTTACACTCTCTGATTTAAGTACAAGAACTGAGGCTTTGGCGTTTTTTGCCAAAGGTAAGTACACTGTTGAAACAGGTGAAAAGGTTGATCTTTTTGTTGAGCCTTCTTGGAACTATTGGCAGGGCCAAAAGCGCCTCCAGTTGCTCATTCGTGGATTAAAACCGATCTCCCATTAAGATTTGGCTGCTAAAAAACTAGGCTTGTAGCTGGTAAAGTTTTTATGCTAGGTTGGGGCACCTTAAAAGGAGGCCTCAATGGCAAAAATTTCTTTAGATGTTGAAGAGCTTAAAAAAAACCTTAAAGCTACTGCCCAAACAGCAAAGGCACAATTTAGGGACATGGCTAAAAAAGCACAAAAAGATTTTTCACAAAAAGAAGTGCTTAAAAAAATTGATCAAGTTGTAGATATTGTAAAATCTCAAGAGTTTTTTAAGAACCCTCGTGTTGTAGAGATTAGTCAAAAAATCATGAATCTCTCTGAGCAGCTTGAAAAAACTGTTACAAAAAATGCAGCGAATCTTTCTAAAAATGCAAATCTTATCGTAGAGCAAGTTAGAGAATCAGTTGGAAAAGGTAAGAAGAAAAAAACTGCAAAAACATCAGGCGCAAAAAAACCGCAACCAAAGAAAAAATAAAGTTTTATAAGCCGAAGTTGTAACTTAAGAAGTAGTTGGTTTTATGTCAGATTTAAAAGAGCCCACTCAAACGCATATAGTTTTACTTTCGGGTGGGCTTGATTCGGTTGTCAATCTTCACTGTGCCCATCTTGTGGGCAAAGTTCTTCG
This portion of the Oligoflexia bacterium genome encodes:
- the recJ gene encoding single-stranded-DNA-specific exonuclease RecJ, whose translation is MDVIKWAPRLKASSGTHQLTSSPMPMPPLMWKWLIARGFETKDQIQEFLTPSLSDIKNPFTLTDMNLAVDRLLLAYQTQETICVYGDYDLDGSTGISLIVAGLKGLGFKNVSFYQPSRFLEGYGIHKEALDIIAKRGDKIVISVDCGITAIEEAKHAGLLGLELIITDHHLPRQSDSGVLLPECLAVINPNRGNCTSSLTYLSGVGVGFYLLMAIKSRLPNSKFDLKSLLDLFAIGTISDMVPLKKENRVLVKHGLKNLSCTQRPGLQALLQKLGLIDRELDSTDVAFSIAPKLNALSRLELDIRPLDVLMCENLTQAQVMAEKVVDLNTQRKHLQTELEDRITAQLNEELNQPVIVLSANGHAGVVGLVATKVSQLTGKPAFITAWHNGEGIGSARGTEVDCLPEGLSKASEFLERFGGHAQAAGFSLQPENFEGFKAALIAHYSRRDLKEISIEQIYDVETELNEINENFMNWLKHAGPFGVDNPPPVFKIKAVHVTGVKWLKEQHLKLTLSDLSTRTEALAFFAKGKYTVETGEKVDLFVEPSWNYWQGQKRLQLLIRGLKPISH